From Sulfurovum zhangzhouensis, one genomic window encodes:
- a CDS encoding lipid A biosynthesis lauroyl acyltransferase, whose translation MIDYFYLFLYKCFTLLSKLLPKKVMDLLLLGLSKLIYRLDKKHRSIIQKNLSLAFGSTLTQSQKDQIGIRTFYNMLQTIISFMKRYGKTSHELLEKVSFHNEAFVQHAIDTNQKIIFMTGHYSNWELLAPAIAAKFNITLVAVGRKLDSEVMDNVLIKNREQFGVEILYRKGAMKGMIKALKKGKAVGLLLDQNLGEKQGGIKVNFFGRSVGHSPAAAVLARTLDAVVIPSFISTDDYENYTVTFYEPLPIIKTEDKEEDIRLMTQAQADITQEVIEGKPEEWFWVHKRWKTYYPELYKEHLS comes from the coding sequence ATGATTGATTATTTTTATCTCTTTTTATATAAGTGCTTCACACTCTTATCTAAACTACTGCCTAAAAAAGTGATGGACTTGCTGTTACTGGGCTTAAGTAAGCTTATATATCGTCTTGATAAAAAACACCGGTCGATCATCCAAAAAAATCTTTCCCTTGCCTTTGGAAGCACTCTTACTCAATCACAAAAAGATCAAATCGGCATTCGTACTTTTTATAATATGTTACAAACCATTATCAGTTTTATGAAACGTTACGGCAAAACATCACATGAATTGCTTGAAAAAGTTTCCTTTCACAATGAAGCGTTTGTACAGCATGCCATCGATACCAACCAAAAAATCATTTTTATGACAGGGCATTACAGTAACTGGGAACTGCTTGCACCTGCCATCGCTGCAAAATTCAATATCACTTTGGTGGCTGTGGGACGGAAACTTGATTCAGAAGTGATGGACAATGTCCTGATCAAAAATCGAGAACAATTCGGCGTTGAAATCCTCTATAGAAAAGGTGCAATGAAGGGTATGATCAAAGCACTAAAAAAAGGGAAGGCCGTAGGACTGCTGCTGGACCAAAACCTTGGAGAGAAACAAGGTGGCATCAAAGTAAATTTTTTTGGGAGAAGTGTCGGACACTCGCCTGCTGCTGCCGTTTTAGCACGTACATTGGATGCTGTAGTCATCCCCTCTTTTATCAGTACTGACGACTATGAAAACTATACCGTTACCTTTTATGAACCTCTACCGATCATTAAAACGGAAGATAAAGAAGAGGATATACGTCTTATGACTCAAGCACAGGCAGATATCACCCAAGAAGTGATCGAAGGGAAACCTGAAGAGTGGTTCTGGGTACATAAGCGATGGAAAACCTATTATCCTGAACTCTATAAAGAACACCTATCATGA
- a CDS encoding glucose-6-phosphate isomerase — translation MKNRLYFVSNHPKAQAHAFQAIENEQDKIGYYTLPDQDITPILEYADKIPQSVESIVIIGIGGSSLGAKAIYEFVKPVNDLKRTLYLFESTDPIDINTTLKQIDLDTTHFIVISKSGTTVETFAIYKYVYSLLPKISAYTFITDQGSPLDKYAQEVNANVLYVPQNVGGRFSVLSSVGLLPLVLCGIDVTSLLEGAKRIKESFFEQGYMQEPLLKKAVFYAKNHARYNINCIFAYSESLKYFCEWYVQLWGESLGKHQRHSAFHVGLTPIGLIGPKDQHSFLQLLTDGTRDKSITFIKIENFEEGMTIPDISLPHLESLDILNSISFDTLINMQCDSVIESLDHEGDIPIDSIMLPKVDAYTIGSLIYYYELLTSLVAELMDVNAYDQPGVENGKVILKKKLQKTKR, via the coding sequence ATGAAAAATAGACTCTACTTTGTATCCAATCACCCAAAAGCTCAGGCCCATGCCTTTCAGGCTATTGAAAATGAACAGGACAAGATAGGCTACTATACTCTACCCGATCAGGATATCACACCTATTTTAGAGTATGCAGACAAGATCCCACAGAGTGTTGAGAGTATCGTCATTATCGGCATAGGCGGAAGTTCATTGGGAGCCAAAGCGATCTACGAGTTTGTCAAGCCTGTCAATGATCTCAAAAGAACACTCTACCTTTTTGAAAGTACCGATCCTATCGATATCAATACCACACTCAAACAGATCGATCTGGATACAACACATTTCATTGTTATCTCTAAATCAGGAACCACAGTAGAGACATTTGCGATCTATAAATATGTGTATTCACTCCTCCCAAAAATCTCTGCGTATACTTTTATTACCGATCAGGGCTCTCCTTTGGACAAATATGCGCAGGAAGTCAATGCCAATGTACTTTATGTTCCCCAAAATGTAGGCGGACGCTTCTCTGTACTCTCATCTGTGGGACTACTGCCTTTAGTGTTATGCGGTATCGATGTTACCTCTTTGCTTGAAGGGGCGAAAAGAATTAAGGAAAGTTTTTTTGAACAGGGGTATATGCAGGAACCACTACTGAAAAAAGCGGTCTTTTATGCCAAAAATCATGCACGCTATAACATCAATTGTATCTTCGCTTACTCTGAATCACTTAAATACTTTTGTGAATGGTATGTACAACTATGGGGTGAGAGTCTGGGAAAACATCAAAGACACTCTGCCTTTCATGTAGGACTTACCCCTATCGGTCTGATAGGCCCTAAAGATCAACACTCATTTTTGCAGCTTTTAACAGATGGAACCCGTGACAAATCTATCACTTTTATCAAGATAGAAAACTTTGAAGAAGGTATGACCATTCCGGATATCTCCCTTCCGCACCTAGAGTCTTTGGATATCCTAAATTCCATCTCATTTGATACACTGATCAATATGCAGTGTGACTCGGTCATAGAGTCCTTGGATCACGAAGGTGATATCCCGATTGACAGCATTATGCTTCCTAAAGTAGATGCATACACTATCGGTTCTTTGATCTACTACTATGAACTCCTTACTTCACTGGTTGCAGAGCTCATGGATGTCAATGCATACGATCAACCAGGTGTTGAAAACGGTAAGGTTATCCTTAAAAAGAAACTCCAAAAAACCAAGCGCTAA
- a CDS encoding YfaZ family outer membrane protein, whose translation MHLKKILLSTILMSGLLTAQNSVALNINNEDVELQTSINFNDVIGYADGTTYTLDANYLHTDGDNLLGIGLSGENQLQGVYGLTVGLGIKTVFADQFVAVPLLVRGAYTLPLTDAIPTTKVEMSLAYAPSVLSFNEADGYSEFRTQLDMEIVSNIHIFTGYRNIDTDYKASDHTFNDSFYGGLKLSF comes from the coding sequence ATGCATCTTAAAAAAATATTACTCAGTACAATTCTAATGAGCGGTTTGCTTACAGCGCAAAACTCTGTTGCTCTAAATATCAACAACGAGGATGTTGAGTTACAAACATCAATTAATTTCAATGATGTTATCGGATATGCCGATGGTACAACCTATACACTTGATGCGAACTATTTACACACTGATGGTGATAATCTTTTGGGTATTGGTCTCTCAGGAGAAAATCAGCTTCAAGGAGTCTATGGACTGACTGTCGGATTGGGTATCAAAACAGTGTTTGCTGATCAATTTGTAGCTGTCCCGCTTTTAGTGAGAGGGGCTTATACTTTGCCTCTGACTGATGCAATTCCTACGACAAAAGTTGAAATGAGTTTAGCATATGCACCTTCAGTACTGAGCTTTAATGAAGCAGATGGATACTCTGAATTTCGTACACAACTAGATATGGAAATCGTTTCAAATATCCATATCTTTACAGGGTACAGAAATATAGATACAGATTATAAAGCATCTGATCATACATTCAATGACAGCTTTTATGGCGGATTGAAACTCAGTTTTTAA
- the galE gene encoding UDP-glucose 4-epimerase GalE: MAILITGGAGYIGSHTCVELLNADYDVVVFDNLSNASKESITRVEKITGKEISFIQGDIRHKKDLSQVFDTYQIDAVIHFAGLKAVGESVEQPLKYYDNNVHGTTVLCDVMASYGCKSIVFSSSATVYGDPHITPIKEDFPLQATNPYGRSKLFIEEILRDLYTSDNAWKVILLRYFNPVGAHESGLIGEDPNGIPNNLMPFISQVAVGKREYLSVFGDDYDTHDGTGVRDYIHVVDLANGHLKALEKIDSISEVLAVNLGTGQGYSVLDMVKAFESASGKKVPYRIAPRRSGDIAKCFADPSYAKVVLDWEATKDIKAMCTDSWRWQSQNPNGYEG; encoded by the coding sequence ATGGCGATTTTAATCACCGGCGGTGCAGGATATATCGGATCTCATACTTGTGTAGAGCTTTTAAATGCAGATTATGATGTCGTTGTGTTTGATAATCTTTCCAATGCATCCAAAGAGAGCATTACCCGTGTCGAAAAGATCACCGGTAAAGAGATCTCTTTTATCCAAGGTGATATCCGCCATAAAAAAGACCTCAGTCAAGTTTTTGATACCTACCAGATAGATGCAGTGATTCATTTTGCCGGACTTAAAGCTGTCGGAGAGTCTGTAGAACAACCGCTTAAATATTATGACAACAATGTTCATGGAACAACAGTTTTGTGTGACGTGATGGCATCATACGGATGCAAATCGATTGTATTCAGTTCTTCAGCTACAGTCTATGGAGACCCTCATATTACACCGATCAAAGAGGATTTTCCGCTACAGGCAACCAACCCTTATGGGAGAAGCAAACTCTTTATAGAAGAGATTCTTCGTGATCTATACACCTCAGATAACGCATGGAAAGTGATACTGCTAAGGTATTTTAACCCCGTTGGTGCACACGAATCAGGCTTGATCGGTGAAGATCCAAACGGTATACCCAACAACCTTATGCCTTTTATCTCTCAGGTAGCCGTAGGAAAAAGAGAGTATCTCTCCGTATTTGGAGATGATTACGATACACATGATGGTACAGGTGTGAGAGACTATATTCATGTAGTTGACCTGGCAAATGGGCATCTCAAAGCCTTGGAGAAGATCGACAGTATCAGTGAAGTTCTGGCTGTGAACCTTGGTACGGGACAAGGATACTCAGTACTTGATATGGTCAAAGCGTTCGAAAGTGCATCCGGGAAGAAAGTGCCTTACCGTATTGCACCAAGACGGAGCGGTGATATTGCAAAATGCTTTGCTGACCCAAGTTATGCAAAAGTGGTTTTAGATTGGGAAGCGACCAAAGACATTAAGGCAATGTGTACAGATAGCTGGCGATGGCAATCACAAAACCCCAACGGATATGAAGGATAA
- the ccoS gene encoding cbb3-type cytochrome oxidase assembly protein CcoS — protein MSENIVILMIGVSTLLGALGLIGLLWGIKTGQFDDQSKFIDGARFDGEDALRDAAMMEEKKMKHQEKKKNEEKAYMPPD, from the coding sequence GTGTCAGAAAATATTGTCATATTGATGATCGGCGTCTCTACTTTGCTAGGGGCTTTAGGGCTTATCGGATTGCTATGGGGTATCAAGACCGGACAGTTTGATGATCAGTCCAAGTTTATCGATGGTGCACGATTTGACGGAGAAGATGCACTTAGGGATGCAGCCATGATGGAAGAGAAAAAAATGAAGCATCAAGAGAAGAAAAAAAATGAAGAAAAAGCTTATATGCCACCTGATTGA
- a CDS encoding heavy metal translocating P-type ATPase, translating to MADCTCTHCNLTFDENVMINEEYKGQTLHFCCKGCQGVYHLLESEGLDSFYEKLGNTTLQPATPQEEDLEKFDLEGFEKRYVKIHDDGLHEINLIIEGIHCSACVWLNEKVLHKLDGVMEAIINYTNNKAKVVWDPEEVKLSKIIETIRSIGYNAYPYDPKLQEERAVKTRKSYYMRILVAIFGSMNIMWLAVAHYAGYFGGIQQSFKDILNVAEFILATPVLFYSGWIFFRGAYYGYKNKTVNMDTLVASGALSAYIYSIYAMVSQQGEVYFDSVTMIITFVLVGKYLEVLSKKHAVDTLDHIIGSTPTEVTTIQNGVKSLVSVENIIIGDIIELKPGEKVVIDGTLTQGAASFDESSLTGENEPVYKEQGDEILSGSICLDSTLQYEAKKDASSSLLTSIVNLLEESITKKPRIEQLANTISGYFSNVILIIALLTFAGWFFYSGSFENALIIGISVIVIACPCALGLATPMASLVGISMSAKRNILFKEATFLETMAKSKLLALDKTGTITEGKPSVQKEMTLEAFDYNLLYSLVNTSNHPVSKGILAHLESQHEILQSYQLQDIKTIQAKGVEASYQGQKLIGGNASFMQSAGITVDEQSEYTLFYFAIDNKLAVRYELSDTTREGAAEAIEMIQEMGIRVVMLTGDNEQSAKRVADSVGITEFYAKLLPDEKAKMIDRFHDEGEIVVMAGDGINDTIALSSSDIAIAMGNGADVAISVSDVVLLDENPYSLYESYKLSRRTYQAVKENLGFSLLYNVIAVPLAVAGFVNPLVAALSMSLSSLVVVGNSMRIRTLKFKKDK from the coding sequence TTGGCAGACTGTACCTGTACCCACTGTAACCTTACCTTTGATGAAAATGTGATGATCAATGAAGAGTATAAGGGTCAGACACTGCATTTTTGCTGTAAAGGGTGTCAGGGCGTTTACCACCTACTTGAAAGCGAAGGGCTTGACAGTTTTTACGAGAAACTGGGAAATACGACACTTCAGCCTGCAACACCGCAAGAAGAAGATCTGGAAAAATTTGATCTTGAAGGATTTGAAAAACGTTATGTCAAGATACATGATGACGGATTACATGAGATCAATCTTATCATCGAGGGGATACACTGCTCTGCATGTGTATGGTTGAACGAAAAAGTACTACACAAGCTTGATGGCGTTATGGAAGCCATCATCAACTATACCAATAACAAAGCGAAGGTCGTCTGGGACCCTGAAGAAGTAAAGCTCTCTAAAATCATAGAAACGATCCGTTCTATCGGATACAATGCCTACCCTTATGATCCAAAGTTACAAGAAGAACGTGCAGTAAAAACACGAAAAAGCTATTATATGCGTATCCTTGTAGCTATCTTTGGTTCTATGAATATCATGTGGCTGGCTGTAGCACACTATGCAGGGTACTTCGGAGGGATACAGCAATCTTTTAAAGATATTCTCAATGTGGCTGAGTTCATCCTGGCTACACCTGTACTTTTCTACTCCGGATGGATATTTTTCAGAGGAGCCTACTACGGCTACAAAAATAAAACGGTCAATATGGATACCTTGGTTGCCTCAGGTGCACTTTCAGCCTATATCTATTCTATTTATGCCATGGTCTCCCAACAGGGTGAGGTTTACTTCGATTCAGTGACTATGATCATTACTTTTGTACTGGTAGGGAAATACCTGGAAGTTCTCAGTAAAAAACATGCTGTTGATACGCTTGATCATATTATAGGGAGTACGCCTACCGAAGTTACTACTATCCAAAACGGTGTTAAATCACTGGTTAGTGTAGAGAACATTATTATAGGGGACATTATAGAACTTAAACCGGGAGAGAAAGTAGTCATCGACGGTACCCTCACCCAGGGAGCTGCCTCTTTTGACGAGAGTTCACTCACCGGGGAGAACGAACCGGTTTATAAAGAACAAGGAGATGAGATCCTCAGTGGTTCAATCTGTCTTGACTCTACACTACAGTATGAAGCCAAAAAAGATGCATCAAGCTCTCTACTGACCTCTATTGTGAATCTCCTGGAGGAATCCATCACCAAAAAACCACGGATAGAACAGCTTGCCAATACCATCTCAGGGTATTTTTCAAATGTGATCCTTATCATTGCACTACTTACTTTTGCAGGATGGTTCTTCTACTCCGGAAGCTTTGAAAATGCACTGATCATAGGAATTTCTGTCATTGTCATAGCATGTCCTTGTGCTCTTGGGCTTGCTACACCTATGGCATCACTTGTCGGTATCTCTATGTCAGCTAAAAGAAATATCCTTTTCAAAGAGGCAACATTTCTTGAAACAATGGCCAAAAGCAAACTGCTTGCACTTGATAAAACCGGGACTATCACAGAAGGTAAACCTTCAGTTCAAAAAGAGATGACACTTGAAGCATTTGATTATAATCTCCTCTATTCTCTTGTCAACACTTCAAACCATCCAGTTTCAAAAGGGATACTTGCGCACCTTGAATCACAGCATGAAATCCTTCAAAGTTATCAACTTCAAGATATCAAAACGATACAGGCAAAGGGAGTTGAAGCAAGCTATCAAGGTCAAAAGCTCATCGGAGGGAATGCCTCCTTTATGCAATCTGCAGGCATAACTGTAGATGAGCAAAGTGAATATACACTCTTCTACTTTGCAATCGATAACAAACTTGCAGTACGCTATGAACTGAGTGATACCACAAGAGAAGGTGCTGCAGAAGCAATTGAAATGATACAAGAGATGGGGATCAGGGTTGTCATGCTTACAGGGGATAATGAACAGAGTGCCAAGAGAGTAGCAGACTCCGTAGGTATTACCGAATTCTATGCCAAACTTTTACCTGATGAAAAGGCTAAAATGATCGACAGATTTCATGATGAAGGTGAAATTGTCGTGATGGCAGGAGATGGGATCAATGATACGATTGCACTCTCCTCTTCGGATATTGCTATTGCAATGGGAAATGGTGCTGATGTTGCTATTTCAGTGAGTGATGTGGTGTTACTGGATGAGAATCCATACAGCCTGTATGAATCCTATAAACTCTCCAGACGTACCTATCAGGCAGTCAAAGAGAACCTGGGTTTCTCACTGTTGTATAATGTCATAGCCGTACCGCTTGCAGTCGCAGGCTTTGTCAATCCACTGGTTGCTGCACTTTCAATGAGTTTAAGTTCATTGGTCGTTGTCGGCAATTCTATGCGTATTAGAACTTTAAAATTCAAAAAGGATAAGTAA
- the galU gene encoding UTP--glucose-1-phosphate uridylyltransferase GalU encodes MINKCLFPAAGYGTRFLPATKATPKEMLPVLTKPLIQYGVEEAVEAGIHTMAIVTGRGKRAIEDHFDISYELEHQIKGSSKEYLLNEIRALITQCTFSYTRQIEMKGLGHAILTGETLIGHEPFAVVLADDLCTNKDKGVLSQMIEVYEKYQCSIVAIEEVPMDQTDKYGVIDGHLVDGTEDTYRVTDMVEKPDPKDAPTNMAIIGRYILTPDIFDILRQTKPGKGGEIQITDALLEQAKNGKVIAFKFKGKRFDCGSVDGFVQATNYFYQNME; translated from the coding sequence ATGATCAATAAATGTCTATTTCCGGCTGCAGGGTATGGAACACGTTTTCTGCCTGCTACAAAAGCAACTCCAAAAGAGATGCTTCCCGTCCTTACAAAACCATTGATACAGTATGGTGTAGAAGAAGCTGTTGAGGCAGGTATCCATACTATGGCTATTGTTACAGGAAGAGGCAAACGTGCAATAGAAGATCACTTTGATATCTCATATGAGCTTGAACACCAAATTAAGGGAAGTTCAAAAGAATACTTGTTGAATGAAATTCGTGCGCTCATTACTCAATGTACTTTCTCATACACAAGACAGATTGAGATGAAAGGTTTGGGACATGCTATCCTTACAGGAGAAACATTGATTGGGCATGAACCTTTTGCCGTTGTGCTTGCAGATGACCTTTGTACCAACAAAGATAAAGGTGTATTAAGCCAGATGATCGAGGTATATGAAAAATACCAATGCTCTATCGTAGCGATCGAAGAAGTGCCAATGGACCAGACCGACAAATACGGTGTGATCGACGGACACTTGGTAGATGGAACAGAGGATACCTACAGGGTTACCGATATGGTAGAAAAACCTGATCCCAAAGATGCGCCTACCAATATGGCGATCATCGGAAGATATATTTTAACCCCGGATATTTTTGATATCCTCAGACAAACCAAACCTGGGAAAGGCGGAGAGATACAGATCACGGATGCACTTCTTGAACAGGCAAAAAACGGAAAAGTCATTGCCTTTAAATTTAAAGGAAAACGTTTTGACTGCGGCTCTGTAGACGGTTTTGTTCAGGCTACAAACTATTTTTATCAAAACATGGAGTAA
- a CDS encoding capsular polysaccharide export protein, LipB/KpsS family, producing MKLLFFSVTKHQYRYFETLKKSFNYTSKHLFFPSFSFSLKGFRYTKQLVLTDIFAIKFKEIDCKYTNPVTKFFYKLLLKLQTPWIVSSVYSQLKVFKPDYLIVWNGKKFHQAIAVEIAKNLHIQPVFFENGVLPNTTTMDFKGVNASNSVPRDISFFVHLQVKEDQQLPQTLQVRESKAKKKTFDTSLPERYIFIPFQVAYDTQIIQHSPWIKDMFELYDIIEWLSTQINIPFVIKEHPSDRVSDYTPLYTKANKNIIFSSQNTQELIENAACIITINSSVAMESLLFAKRVIVLGEAFFAINGIVKTAKSKEEIKTYLETMDMWLVDGKLIKRFLTYLYYDYLIPGDWRNPSQEHLDQIDIRLKKQYDALPHKFQQT from the coding sequence ATGAAATTACTCTTTTTTTCTGTGACCAAACATCAGTATCGTTACTTTGAAACTCTGAAAAAATCTTTCAACTACACATCAAAACATCTTTTTTTCCCTAGTTTTTCTTTCTCGTTAAAGGGATTTCGTTATACAAAACAACTTGTTCTGACGGATATATTTGCTATTAAATTTAAAGAAATTGACTGTAAATATACCAATCCTGTAACGAAGTTTTTTTACAAACTGTTATTAAAGTTACAGACACCTTGGATCGTTTCATCTGTTTATTCCCAACTCAAAGTATTTAAACCTGATTATCTCATTGTCTGGAACGGTAAAAAATTTCACCAGGCTATCGCTGTTGAAATTGCCAAGAATCTTCATATTCAACCTGTTTTTTTTGAAAATGGTGTTTTGCCAAATACGACTACAATGGATTTCAAAGGGGTAAATGCAAGTAATTCCGTGCCAAGGGATATATCATTTTTTGTGCACCTTCAAGTTAAAGAAGATCAACAGCTACCTCAAACACTGCAAGTGAGAGAATCAAAAGCTAAGAAAAAAACATTTGATACTTCGCTACCAGAAAGATATATCTTTATTCCTTTTCAAGTTGCTTACGACACACAGATCATCCAACACTCACCCTGGATAAAAGACATGTTCGAGCTTTATGATATCATCGAGTGGCTATCTACACAGATCAATATCCCTTTTGTGATAAAAGAGCATCCTTCTGACAGAGTAAGTGACTACACACCCCTGTACACCAAAGCAAATAAAAACATTATCTTCAGTAGTCAAAATACCCAGGAACTTATCGAAAATGCAGCATGTATCATAACCATTAACTCGAGTGTAGCAATGGAGTCTTTGCTTTTTGCCAAACGTGTGATAGTTCTTGGTGAAGCCTTTTTTGCCATTAACGGTATTGTAAAAACAGCAAAATCCAAAGAAGAAATCAAAACCTATTTAGAGACAATGGATATGTGGCTGGTCGACGGAAAATTGATCAAACGCTTTTTAACTTATCTTTACTATGACTACCTTATCCCCGGTGATTGGAGAAATCCTTCACAAGAACATCTTGATCAAATTGATATTCGGTTAAAGAAACAATATGATGCACTACCACATAAATTTCAACAGACATAG
- a CDS encoding phosphomannomutase/phosphoglucomutase, with the protein MIKKSIFREYDIRGIFEEELNEQSVKLIGYYLGQRIKGDKIVAIGYDARSHSPILRDYLTSGLNAAGCKVLDMGMVATPVNYFSNYQKIDGFTTDASVMITGSHNPSEYNGFKITIDQAPFFGEEIYALGEEVILHQDQKIEGNTECVEIDVKTPYINYMVQEFAHLKGLDKKIVIDCGNGVAGTVITDIFNALELQYRGLFCEPDGTFPNHHPDPSVEKNLSDVKKALEKEGDIAFAYDGDADRIAVLTHKHNIKGDHMALLFAMQMENPTVIGEVKCSQVMYDELKRRGANAIMYKTGHSNLKVKMKETGAHLACEVSGHIFFKHRYFGYDDAIYATLRMLELIKDGIDLDKEIDALPAVFSTEEIKVETTEEEKFLIIDKIKELLIHPPADFPVMLNVIDVDGVRINFEHGWGLVRASNTTPVLVTRFESTDEAMAKTYETKVNELIQKAKDSL; encoded by the coding sequence ATGATTAAAAAATCGATCTTTAGAGAATATGATATCAGAGGTATCTTTGAAGAGGAACTCAATGAACAAAGTGTAAAACTGATAGGTTACTACCTTGGACAAAGGATCAAAGGTGATAAGATTGTAGCTATCGGATATGATGCTCGTTCACACTCTCCAATTCTCAGGGACTATCTTACTTCAGGACTCAATGCGGCTGGATGTAAAGTTCTGGATATGGGAATGGTTGCCACACCTGTCAACTACTTTAGCAACTATCAAAAGATCGATGGGTTTACAACCGATGCTTCAGTAATGATCACAGGTTCACATAACCCAAGTGAATACAACGGTTTTAAAATCACGATCGATCAGGCACCTTTTTTTGGAGAGGAAATCTATGCACTTGGTGAAGAGGTGATCCTACACCAGGATCAAAAAATAGAAGGAAACACTGAGTGTGTAGAGATCGATGTGAAAACTCCGTATATCAACTACATGGTTCAAGAGTTTGCCCACCTCAAAGGCTTGGATAAAAAAATCGTTATTGATTGCGGAAATGGTGTAGCAGGCACAGTGATCACCGATATCTTTAATGCATTGGAACTCCAATACAGAGGTTTATTCTGTGAACCTGACGGTACTTTCCCCAATCACCACCCAGACCCGTCTGTTGAAAAAAATCTCAGTGATGTTAAAAAGGCCCTTGAAAAAGAGGGAGATATCGCATTTGCATATGACGGAGATGCAGACCGTATTGCAGTACTTACACATAAGCACAATATCAAGGGTGATCATATGGCTTTACTTTTTGCGATGCAAATGGAAAACCCGACTGTCATCGGTGAAGTAAAATGTTCCCAAGTAATGTATGATGAGCTAAAACGTCGCGGTGCCAACGCGATCATGTATAAGACAGGTCACTCCAACCTCAAGGTAAAGATGAAAGAGACAGGTGCCCATCTTGCCTGTGAAGTAAGCGGTCATATCTTCTTCAAACATCGTTACTTTGGATATGATGATGCTATCTATGCAACACTTAGAATGCTTGAACTTATCAAAGACGGTATAGATCTGGATAAAGAGATCGATGCATTACCTGCTGTTTTCTCAACTGAAGAGATCAAAGTAGAGACAACGGAAGAAGAGAAGTTCCTTATCATTGATAAGATCAAAGAACTTCTCATACATCCGCCAGCAGACTTTCCGGTGATGTTAAATGTCATCGATGTTGACGGTGTAAGGATCAACTTTGAACATGGATGGGGATTAGTAAGAGCCAGCAATACAACGCCTGTGCTTGTTACACGATTTGAATCGACAGATGAAGCTATGGCAAAAACTTATGAAACAAAAGTGAACGAACTGATTCAAAAGGCAAAAGACTCATTATGA
- a CDS encoding glycosyltransferase family 2 protein has protein sequence MKNPFNYFTHKFDPSNFTLVMTILVKNEADIIETNIRTHAALGVDAFVVMDNDSTDGTREILAKLQNEFEITIYDEKEPYNQKKFMTKLAFKAKDLYNADWIINNDADEFWIPNDGLNLKNHLKYKGGVLRVARSNMILHEGIKNWWESKYQVINQINYRFGEPNIILGHTARKTIVNPHGLIKINAGNHSAEHIALLKKKEINDIHVYHYPIRSYKQFESTVLVRKNHPKNKLNNRFGTHYRRWIQLYDEGKLEEEYNNFIFKHDEVSVMKKINLLGENTLPAKIINSIIN, from the coding sequence ATGAAAAATCCATTTAACTATTTTACTCATAAATTTGATCCAAGCAACTTTACTCTTGTTATGACCATACTTGTCAAAAATGAAGCAGATATTATTGAGACAAATATTCGTACGCATGCAGCATTAGGTGTTGATGCTTTTGTAGTCATGGACAATGACTCTACTGATGGAACAAGAGAGATACTGGCTAAATTACAAAATGAATTTGAAATCACAATCTATGATGAAAAAGAACCATACAATCAAAAAAAGTTTATGACCAAACTTGCTTTCAAGGCTAAAGATCTTTATAATGCAGACTGGATAATCAATAATGATGCTGATGAATTTTGGATTCCAAATGATGGCCTGAATTTAAAAAACCATTTAAAATACAAAGGCGGCGTTTTGCGAGTTGCAAGATCCAATATGATTTTACATGAAGGCATAAAAAATTGGTGGGAAAGCAAGTATCAAGTTATCAATCAGATAAATTATCGATTTGGTGAACCGAATATCATTTTAGGTCATACAGCTAGAAAAACTATTGTCAATCCCCACGGTCTTATTAAAATAAACGCTGGGAACCATAGTGCAGAGCATATTGCTTTACTAAAGAAAAAAGAAATTAATGATATTCATGTTTACCATTATCCAATAAGAAGCTATAAGCAGTTTGAATCTACAGTACTTGTTAGAAAAAATCATCCTAAAAATAAACTGAACAACAGATTCGGAACGCATTATAGAAGATGGATACAGTTATATGATGAAGGTAAGCTTGAGGAGGAATATAACAATTTCATATTTAAGCATGATGAAGTTTCAGTGATGAAAAAAATAAATTTATTGGGTGAAAATACACTGCCAGCTAAAATTATTAATAGCATCATAAATTAA